The following are encoded in a window of Bacillus sp. SORGH_AS_0510 genomic DNA:
- a CDS encoding J domain-containing protein produces MGSIGNYYRILDVPYDATFFEIKEAYRKKVKEVHPDKEKGNAEQFKRVKEAFEVLKNVEKRKSYDNLLFNEAHNKTLHQKQESVAKTNPSIKIVKIKPKTRKQFSLSSVTLNASLVLIGYYLNKKRK; encoded by the coding sequence ATGGGATCTATTGGTAATTACTATCGTATTTTAGATGTCCCCTATGATGCAACATTTTTTGAGATTAAAGAAGCTTATCGAAAAAAGGTAAAGGAAGTACATCCAGATAAAGAAAAAGGGAATGCTGAACAGTTTAAAAGAGTGAAAGAAGCATTTGAAGTTCTTAAAAATGTTGAAAAAAGAAAGAGCTATGACAATTTACTTTTTAATGAAGCACATAATAAAACACTTCATCAAAAACAGGAATCTGTAGCTAAAACGAATCCTAGTATAAAAATCGTAAAGATAAAGCCTAAAACTCGAAAACAGTTTAGTTTATCATCTGTAACCTTAAATGCGTCTCTTGTTTTAATTGGATACTATCTAAATAAAAAGCGAAAGTAA